One window of the Chryseobacterium sp. CY350 genome contains the following:
- a CDS encoding DUF962 domain-containing protein, which yields MPERIKTYQEFYQFYLDEHKKLGTRIFHFLGILFVFLVIGFVIYTGKERFLWYIPIVGYGFAWLSHAFIERNKPATFRYPLWSLISDFKLFFELLTGRQKFRIKEKTTFDEPKN from the coding sequence ATGCCCGAAAGAATCAAAACATACCAAGAGTTCTATCAGTTTTATCTCGACGAACATAAGAAATTAGGAACAAGAATTTTTCATTTTCTTGGAATTCTATTTGTTTTTCTAGTGATTGGATTTGTCATTTACACCGGAAAAGAAAGATTTTTATGGTATATACCGATCGTTGGATACGGTTTTGCATGGCTGAGTCATGCTTTTATTGAAAGAAATAAGCCCGCAACTTTTAGATATCCTTTATGGTCATTAATTTCAGACTTTAAACTTTTTTTTGAACTTTTAACTGGCAGACAAAAATTTAGAATAAAAGAAAAAACAACATTTGATGAACCCAAAAATTAA
- a CDS encoding DUF4377 domain-containing protein, which yields MRYILKTLILPIAILSIMIQCKPLANTESANEKTFIIAYQTADCTGVAPMKCLQVKEKESDNWGNLYSNIEGFTYEPGFEYVLKVRTEKIPNPPMDGSSIKYTLLKQVSKIKK from the coding sequence ATGAGATACATTTTAAAAACTTTGATTCTTCCAATAGCTATTTTGTCGATCATGATACAATGCAAACCGTTAGCAAACACAGAGTCAGCAAATGAAAAAACTTTTATAATCGCATACCAAACTGCCGATTGTACAGGAGTTGCGCCGATGAAATGTCTTCAGGTAAAAGAAAAGGAATCTGACAATTGGGGAAATTTGTACAGCAATATCGAAGGCTTCACTTACGAACCCGGATTTGAATATGTTTTAAAAGTAAGAACAGAAAAAATTCCAAACCCTCCAATGGACGGCTCGTCGATAAAATATACTTTATTAAAACAAGTTTCAAAAATCAAGAAATAA
- a CDS encoding SPFH domain-containing protein has product MVYLGILVFFGLVTLFASFFTVKQESAAVVERLGKFLKVSHAGLHLKIPFLDQISKRLNLRIQQLDVIIDTKTLDNVFIKMKVSVQYQVIRENVKDAYYRLENPENQITSYVFDVVRAEVPKTKLDDVFVRKDDIAVAVKSELQEAMQSYGYDIIKALVTDIDPDEQVKHAMNRINAAEREKTAAEYESEAQRIRIVAVAKAEAESKKLQGQGIADQRREIAKGLEESVKMLNAANINAQEASALIVVTQHYDTLQSIGANNRSNLVLLPNSPTAASSMLNDLVVSMAATQKMDELSTANYPKPPKDFGQSGH; this is encoded by the coding sequence ATGGTGTACTTAGGTATTTTGGTCTTTTTCGGACTTGTGACGTTATTCGCTTCTTTCTTTACAGTAAAGCAGGAATCTGCTGCGGTCGTAGAAAGATTAGGTAAATTTTTAAAAGTGAGCCACGCCGGTTTACATCTGAAAATTCCGTTTTTGGATCAGATTTCAAAGCGTCTAAATCTTAGAATTCAACAGTTAGACGTTATTATTGACACGAAAACTTTGGATAACGTTTTTATTAAAATGAAAGTTTCTGTACAGTATCAGGTCATCAGAGAAAACGTAAAAGACGCTTACTATCGTTTAGAAAATCCTGAAAATCAGATTACCTCTTACGTTTTTGATGTTGTGCGTGCAGAAGTTCCGAAAACGAAATTAGACGATGTTTTCGTGAGAAAAGATGATATTGCGGTGGCTGTAAAAAGTGAATTGCAGGAAGCAATGCAAAGTTACGGTTACGATATCATCAAAGCTTTGGTTACTGATATCGATCCGGATGAGCAGGTAAAACACGCAATGAACAGAATTAATGCTGCAGAACGTGAAAAAACTGCCGCAGAATATGAATCTGAAGCACAAAGAATCAGAATTGTTGCTGTTGCAAAAGCTGAAGCAGAATCTAAAAAACTACAGGGACAAGGTATTGCCGATCAAAGAAGAGAGATTGCAAAAGGACTTGAAGAATCTGTAAAAATGCTGAATGCAGCAAATATCAACGCGCAGGAAGCTTCTGCATTAATTGTAGTTACACAGCACTATGATACATTGCAGTCGATTGGAGCCAATAACAGAAGCAATTTGGTGTTGCTTCCGAATTCGCCAACAGCAGCAAGCTCAATGCTGAATGACTTGGTGGTTTCGATGGCGGCGACGCAAAAAATGGATGAATTAAGCACTGCAAATTATCCTAAACCTCCAAAAGATTTTGGACAATCAGGACACTAA
- a CDS encoding deoxyguanosinetriphosphate triphosphohydrolase, whose product MNLNKIFTSQRTGNNPNTVASRTDFQRDFDRIIFSSAFRRLQNKTQVFPLPGSVFVHNRLTHSLEVSSVGRSLGSVIGEFVAENYKSDLTEESKIFYNHNLGNVIAAACLCHDVGNPAFGHSGEDAIASYFDRNENDLKPKFNDKEWADLVNFEGNANAIRVLAQQQQGKDAGGTQLTFATLASIAKYPCEAIAKKKGIIHRKKFGFFQNEKEIFLEIAKGTDMISESQEPQIFKRHPFVWLVEAADDICYNIIDMEDAHRLGIVSTADCKNLFFELVKSETDDVERVKRKLDSIGNDNEKISYLRAKVINALINKSIAMYKQNFTQILEGNLNKALLDIYKNENRSLQDIESFSIEKIYNHKAVVEIENAGYNVMYELLDHFIPSILKSEDKIKSYDTKALKLIPKQFIYDEGSDYQKVLGVIDFVSGMTDNYATDLYRKIKGIDIGMTM is encoded by the coding sequence ATGAATTTGAACAAGATCTTTACCAGTCAGCGGACCGGTAATAATCCAAATACTGTTGCCTCAAGAACAGATTTTCAAAGAGATTTTGACCGTATTATTTTTTCTTCAGCATTCAGAAGGCTCCAGAATAAAACTCAGGTTTTCCCGCTTCCGGGAAGTGTTTTTGTACATAACCGCCTTACACATTCTCTGGAAGTTTCTTCTGTGGGAAGAAGTTTGGGAAGTGTAATAGGAGAGTTTGTAGCAGAAAATTATAAAAGTGATCTTACAGAAGAATCAAAGATTTTTTACAATCATAATTTAGGAAATGTTATTGCTGCAGCATGTCTTTGTCATGATGTGGGAAATCCTGCATTCGGACATTCCGGTGAAGACGCCATCGCAAGTTATTTTGACAGAAATGAAAATGATCTTAAGCCAAAATTTAATGATAAAGAATGGGCAGATCTTGTTAATTTTGAAGGAAACGCCAATGCAATCAGGGTGTTGGCTCAGCAACAGCAGGGAAAAGACGCGGGAGGAACTCAACTGACATTTGCCACTTTAGCGAGTATTGCAAAATATCCTTGCGAGGCGATTGCTAAGAAAAAAGGAATAATTCATAGAAAGAAATTCGGTTTTTTTCAGAATGAGAAAGAGATATTTCTGGAAATAGCAAAAGGAACAGATATGATCTCCGAAAGTCAGGAGCCGCAAATTTTCAAAAGACATCCTTTTGTGTGGCTTGTAGAAGCTGCTGATGATATTTGTTACAATATTATCGATATGGAAGATGCACACAGATTGGGAATTGTTTCAACAGCAGATTGCAAGAATCTCTTTTTTGAGCTGGTAAAATCTGAAACTGATGACGTTGAAAGAGTAAAGAGAAAACTTGATTCTATAGGCAATGACAACGAAAAAATCTCATACCTCAGAGCGAAAGTTATTAATGCTTTAATTAATAAATCTATTGCGATGTATAAGCAGAATTTCACTCAAATTCTTGAAGGAAACCTTAATAAAGCTTTACTTGATATCTATAAAAACGAAAACAGGTCTTTGCAGGATATTGAAAGCTTTTCGATAGAGAAAATTTATAATCATAAAGCGGTTGTGGAAATTGAAAATGCAGGTTACAACGTCATGTATGAGCTTCTGGATCATTTTATTCCGTCTATACTTAAGTCTGAGGATAAAATTAAATCTTACGATACCAAAGCTTTAAAATTGATTCCTAAACAGTTTATTTATGATGAAGGTAGCGATTACCAGAAAGTGTTGGGCGTCATTGATTTTGTTTCCGGGATGACAGATAATTACGCGACCGACCTTTACCGAAAAATAAAAGGAATCGATATCGGGATGACCATGTAG
- a CDS encoding endonuclease, with the protein MKEDLQKFVGEKVLEVIGSEIPENLDLRGEILKEIKTFGKQTYLIFDKISFKVHLMMFGSYSLYERKDIDTLRLGLAFEDGGMYFYTCTIKVVDKSILEKINWEADIMSRKWNPEKTEETLKSQPKMMICDALMDQDIFSGVGNIIKNEALFRVGIHPESLVGNLTSKKLKDIIAEARNYGFDFKKWKKANVLKRHFQIYHKKLCPICGEEVIKKETGKSRRTSFFCLRDQKLF; encoded by the coding sequence ATGAAAGAAGATCTGCAAAAATTTGTAGGTGAAAAAGTACTGGAAGTTATTGGTAGTGAAATTCCCGAAAATCTCGATCTCAGGGGTGAAATTTTGAAAGAAATCAAGACATTTGGAAAACAGACGTACCTCATTTTCGACAAAATTAGTTTTAAAGTTCATCTGATGATGTTCGGTTCGTACAGTCTGTATGAAAGAAAAGATATTGACACATTAAGGCTGGGACTGGCTTTTGAAGATGGCGGAATGTATTTCTACACCTGTACGATAAAAGTCGTTGACAAGAGTATTTTAGAAAAAATCAACTGGGAAGCTGACATTATGAGCAGAAAATGGAATCCCGAAAAAACAGAAGAAACTTTAAAATCACAGCCAAAAATGATGATCTGTGATGCTTTGATGGATCAGGATATTTTTTCGGGCGTCGGTAATATTATTAAGAATGAAGCATTATTCAGAGTAGGAATTCATCCTGAAAGTCTCGTTGGAAATTTAACATCAAAAAAACTTAAAGATATTATTGCAGAAGCTCGAAATTACGGATTTGATTTTAAAAAGTGGAAGAAAGCAAATGTTCTCAAGAGACACTTCCAGATCTATCATAAAAAGCTGTGTCCAATTTGTGGTGAAGAAGTTATAAAAAAAGAAACTGGAAAAAGTAGGCGAACCAGCTTTTTCTGTTTAAGAGATCAAAAATTATTTTAA
- a CDS encoding MepB family protein gives MITELEQLQNSIFSKLNLIISDLRPDPECDEYLGHSFKLDRFNIKFRKAKITPKKIGQFVTLWKRNPVSKITEPFSSEDPFDFYIIFCRCDDKNGFFFFPKNTLSQMKILTNASKEGKRGFRVYPNWDQPENKQATKTKEWQKDFFIEFSDGDFLGELRQFSL, from the coding sequence ATGATTACAGAACTCGAGCAACTACAAAATTCAATTTTTTCTAAGCTCAACTTAATCATCTCTGATCTTCGGCCTGATCCCGAATGTGATGAGTATCTTGGTCATAGTTTTAAACTTGATCGATTCAATATAAAATTCAGAAAAGCTAAAATTACCCCAAAGAAAATCGGGCAGTTTGTTACTTTGTGGAAGAGAAATCCTGTAAGTAAAATAACGGAGCCCTTCAGTTCAGAAGATCCTTTCGATTTTTACATCATTTTTTGTAGATGTGATGATAAGAATGGATTTTTCTTTTTCCCTAAAAATACTTTATCTCAAATGAAAATTCTTACCAATGCTTCAAAGGAAGGAAAACGCGGATTCAGAGTATATCCGAATTGGGATCAACCTGAAAACAAACAAGCAACCAAAACCAAAGAATGGCAGAAAGATTTTTTTATTGAGTTTTCGGATGGTGACTTTCTTGGAGAACTTCGTCAGTTTTCTTTATAA
- a CDS encoding AAA family ATPase — protein MNLYNLIIQYKEEVTIDDVFLEPQNRQQFVQLIKEQTFAKELMEHGLPVNNKILLEGSSGCGKTMTAKAIANALGKNIIILNLSNIVSSRIGETSQNIKMIFDKAARERSVLFLDELDQIGKARGSDDKDVGEMRRLVNTLIQLIDYYPENALLVCATNHAEIIDTAIIRRFQLKIKYEMPSKDFLDSFYHNLLAKFPEDLRNIERKYEISFAEAKDYAFTVVKGNLIKKLEKKK, from the coding sequence ATGAATCTGTACAACCTCATCATTCAGTACAAAGAAGAAGTAACGATAGATGATGTTTTCCTGGAACCACAAAATCGACAGCAGTTTGTACAGCTCATTAAAGAACAGACTTTTGCCAAGGAATTGATGGAACACGGACTTCCCGTTAACAATAAAATTCTTCTAGAAGGAAGTTCTGGTTGCGGAAAAACCATGACTGCAAAAGCGATTGCCAATGCTCTGGGTAAAAATATTATTATTCTCAATCTCAGCAATATTGTTTCTTCAAGAATCGGGGAAACTTCACAAAATATCAAAATGATCTTCGACAAAGCGGCTAGAGAAAGATCTGTTTTATTTTTAGATGAGCTGGATCAGATCGGGAAAGCTCGTGGAAGTGATGACAAAGATGTGGGCGAAATGAGACGGCTCGTCAATACGTTGATTCAATTAATCGATTATTATCCGGAAAACGCGCTTTTGGTTTGCGCCACCAATCATGCAGAAATCATTGATACAGCGATTATCAGGCGTTTTCAGCTGAAAATAAAATACGAAATGCCTTCCAAAGATTTCTTGGATTCTTTCTATCATAATCTTCTAGCAAAATTCCCAGAAGATTTAAGAAATATTGAACGAAAATATGAGATCTCTTTCGCTGAAGCAAAAGACTATGCTTTTACGGTAGTGAAAGGAAATTTGATTAAAAAATTAGAAAAAAAAAAATAA
- a CDS encoding LamG-like jellyroll fold domain-containing protein: protein MKNKSLLFKQALKSLLLCGITLSVADFNAQTLAFPEATGFGRFTTGARGAANPQIYLVTNLNDSGPGSFRDAVSQPGRFVIFKVGGIVNLQSVVAVSANTTIAGQTAPGEGILFLGPRVSFTGANNTIARYMRIRYGGTSQNQDASGIANGANIILDHMTFTWGTDEVFSVNWDNNGTAPDNITIQNSIIGQGMHRHNHSAGGLMQPPPGGKISLIGNLYICNKTRNNKIKGINEFVNNVVYNWGNYGNTYGHTQSGEAYIMGGDSAGASYVNILNNYFIGGPNTSSTVSTPFSVGNANFNLYGSGNYFDNNKNGILDGTLVPQDLIGYPVGDITAIQPTSYDYPMKNPALTAQASFDNIVAGVGASYPQRDQVDQLMISDLSSKGTAATYVYVQTDLTTQFGFTNGGAGHIYGAPAPLDTDNDGMPDVWETANGLNPNVADALAVSTAHAPYLNIEAYINSLPNTAPAAFIIPPSNLNFTNPLTSGNPASSSLTVNWSDNAANETNYVLERSLNGTAFTVIATLPANTTSYNETGLTPNTQYYYRVKATNATESSVYTANTSVTTPPVPSAPAQASTPTPSNNNTNVELNNGNLLLKWTGSSNTTSYTVFFGTDPQSLNNIATVPYSATPTYQLSNLSPATNYYWRIDASNALGSASGNVWNFKAITPSLVGNWPFSEAPLAGEQITDVTTFANHGSLNVAYDNSTVRVPGKENYALDLASAPTTPYIASIPHQEQILFNTNSFTVSYWMKAPSTMIPSSSATSLYVLCKGSFTKNVATGATGKRFNIEIKGGQLRYAIDDDVTKKEITSPIANYFTGNWVHVVIQRDVTAHKMRIYTNGVLSSEGDETAVTGIGEASDLVIGNIGELEFLATTNAPAPYKGAFDELKMYNYALTQTEISALYNQAVLGNAEFSISKNVGSVYPNPVKDQLFIKLPEYKKSSLTATVIDMTGKVIIKEKLNADGNGTFNLNFGGKKVSGNYILNVSGDNLNSNFKIIVQ, encoded by the coding sequence ATGAAAAATAAATCTTTACTTTTTAAGCAAGCTCTTAAATCTTTATTGCTATGCGGGATCACCTTATCTGTTGCTGATTTCAATGCTCAGACTTTAGCATTTCCGGAAGCTACCGGTTTTGGGAGATTTACCACGGGCGCGAGAGGCGCAGCAAATCCTCAGATATATTTGGTGACCAATCTTAATGACAGCGGCCCTGGTTCGTTTCGTGACGCGGTGAGCCAGCCGGGAAGATTTGTTATCTTTAAAGTTGGTGGAATTGTTAATTTACAATCAGTTGTAGCTGTTTCTGCCAATACAACAATTGCCGGACAGACCGCGCCGGGAGAAGGAATTTTATTTTTGGGACCGAGAGTTTCTTTTACGGGAGCAAATAATACAATAGCGCGATACATGCGAATTCGATATGGCGGAACTTCCCAGAATCAGGATGCGTCTGGAATTGCAAACGGAGCAAATATCATCTTAGACCACATGACTTTTACTTGGGGAACAGATGAAGTATTTTCTGTAAACTGGGACAATAACGGTACTGCTCCCGACAATATCACAATTCAGAATTCAATTATCGGACAGGGAATGCACCGTCATAATCACTCTGCGGGAGGATTGATGCAACCGCCGCCGGGAGGGAAAATCAGTCTCATTGGAAATCTATATATCTGTAACAAAACGCGTAACAATAAGATCAAAGGAATCAACGAGTTTGTAAATAATGTAGTGTACAACTGGGGAAATTACGGAAATACCTACGGACATACTCAGTCCGGAGAGGCATACATTATGGGAGGAGATTCTGCCGGAGCATCTTATGTAAATATTTTAAACAATTATTTCATAGGAGGCCCGAATACAAGTTCGACGGTTTCTACACCATTTAGCGTTGGAAATGCGAATTTTAATCTGTATGGTTCCGGAAATTATTTTGATAACAACAAAAACGGAATTTTGGATGGAACCCTTGTTCCTCAGGATCTTATAGGTTATCCGGTAGGAGATATCACTGCGATACAGCCTACTTCATATGATTACCCGATGAAAAATCCTGCACTTACCGCACAGGCTTCGTTTGACAATATTGTTGCAGGTGTAGGTGCATCTTATCCGCAGCGCGATCAGGTAGATCAGTTAATGATTTCAGATCTTTCTTCTAAAGGTACGGCTGCTACTTATGTGTATGTACAGACTGATCTTACGACTCAATTCGGATTTACAAATGGTGGAGCAGGACATATTTATGGCGCTCCCGCTCCTTTAGATACTGATAATGACGGAATGCCGGATGTGTGGGAAACTGCCAACGGACTTAATCCTAACGTCGCAGATGCTTTGGCGGTAAGCACGGCTCATGCTCCATATCTAAATATTGAGGCATACATCAACAGTTTGCCGAATACTGCACCTGCGGCATTTATTATTCCGCCATCAAATTTAAATTTCACAAATCCGCTTACCTCAGGAAATCCGGCATCAAGTTCTCTTACCGTAAACTGGAGTGATAATGCAGCCAATGAAACAAATTATGTCTTAGAACGTTCACTCAACGGAACTGCATTTACAGTGATTGCGACATTGCCGGCAAATACGACAAGTTATAATGAAACGGGTTTGACTCCGAATACTCAATATTATTACAGAGTAAAAGCCACCAACGCAACAGAATCTTCCGTTTACACAGCAAATACTTCGGTTACAACACCTCCTGTTCCGTCAGCTCCTGCACAGGCCTCAACACCAACGCCTTCAAACAACAATACCAACGTAGAACTGAATAATGGTAACCTGCTTCTAAAATGGACTGGTAGTAGTAATACAACAAGTTACACAGTGTTTTTCGGGACAGATCCGCAGAGTTTAAACAATATTGCCACAGTGCCTTACTCTGCAACGCCAACGTATCAACTTTCAAATCTAAGTCCTGCCACCAATTATTACTGGAGAATTGATGCTTCAAATGCTCTTGGTTCGGCATCAGGAAATGTATGGAACTTCAAAGCTATTACCCCGTCTCTTGTAGGTAACTGGCCATTTTCTGAGGCGCCGCTGGCAGGAGAGCAGATTACAGATGTTACGACCTTTGCCAATCATGGATCTCTAAATGTAGCTTACGACAATTCCACGGTAAGAGTTCCCGGCAAAGAAAACTACGCGCTTGATCTTGCATCGGCACCCACAACTCCTTATATAGCAAGTATTCCGCATCAGGAGCAGATTTTATTCAACACAAATTCTTTTACTGTTTCTTATTGGATGAAAGCTCCTTCAACTATGATTCCATCATCTTCGGCGACAAGTTTATATGTTTTATGCAAAGGTTCGTTTACTAAAAATGTAGCAACAGGAGCAACTGGTAAACGTTTTAATATCGAGATCAAAGGTGGCCAGCTAAGATATGCGATCGATGATGATGTAACCAAAAAAGAAATAACATCCCCAATTGCCAACTATTTTACAGGAAACTGGGTACATGTGGTGATACAGAGAGATGTTACTGCACACAAAATGAGAATTTACACGAATGGCGTTTTAAGTTCTGAGGGAGACGAAACTGCTGTTACAGGTATTGGGGAAGCGAGTGATCTTGTGATCGGAAATATTGGTGAGCTTGAGTTTTTAGCGACTACGAATGCTCCAGCTCCTTACAAAGGTGCATTTGATGAACTGAAAATGTACAATTACGCGCTTACTCAGACAGAAATTTCTGCTTTGTACAATCAGGCTGTTTTGGGTAATGCAGAATTCAGCATCAGTAAAAATGTGGGATCGGTATATCCAAATCCTGTAAAAGATCAGTTATTTATCAAACTTCCTGAATATAAAAAATCCAGTTTGACGGCGACAGTAATCGATATGACCGGAAAAGTTATCATTAAAGAAAAGCTGAATGCAGATGGAAACGGAACTTTCAATCTCAATTTTGGTGGTAAAAAAGTTTCAGGAAACTATATTCTGAATGTTTCGGGAGATAACTTAAACAGCAACTTTAAAATTATCGTTCAGTAG
- a CDS encoding transporter, producing MISNRISKLFLGAIILPFACYGQKELPYNYSLFKPVPKSMMREMETDRPDVTESPYTVDAGHFQYETDFVRLVKEKTEEKKTNTLLINQANIKIGLTKSTAIQIGFQTYGKQKETDIATGNKEITNGFGDVTLRVKQNLIGNDQGNFAMALLPYVKFPTSKCDEESRFEGGLIIPMMYKLPGEWNLGFQVEVDRLKDQDQPSMHTEFLQTLTISHQILKNVDGIAETYYTYDFKEHHFSSFLNAAVQMKVVKDFKFDVGINYGLQHDAEKQFFFGASYRL from the coding sequence ATGATAAGCAATCGCATTTCTAAGCTATTTTTAGGCGCAATTATTTTGCCTTTCGCCTGTTATGGTCAAAAGGAATTGCCTTATAATTATTCGCTTTTCAAGCCTGTTCCCAAATCTATGATGAGGGAAATGGAAACTGATCGACCCGACGTTACAGAATCTCCGTACACCGTAGATGCGGGACATTTTCAGTACGAAACTGATTTTGTAAGGCTTGTAAAAGAAAAAACTGAAGAGAAGAAAACCAATACATTATTGATCAATCAGGCGAATATAAAGATCGGACTTACCAAAAGCACTGCAATACAGATTGGTTTCCAGACTTACGGAAAGCAAAAAGAAACTGATATAGCGACCGGAAATAAAGAAATAACGAATGGTTTTGGTGATGTAACTTTAAGAGTTAAACAGAATTTAATAGGAAATGATCAGGGTAATTTTGCAATGGCATTATTACCTTATGTAAAATTTCCCACATCAAAATGTGATGAAGAAAGTCGTTTCGAAGGAGGTTTAATTATACCAATGATGTACAAGCTGCCGGGAGAGTGGAATCTGGGATTTCAGGTTGAAGTTGACCGATTGAAAGACCAAGACCAGCCATCAATGCACACAGAGTTTTTACAAACACTGACAATCAGCCATCAAATCTTGAAAAATGTTGACGGCATCGCAGAAACTTATTACACCTATGATTTTAAAGAACATCATTTTTCCAGTTTTCTAAATGCAGCCGTTCAGATGAAAGTCGTAAAAGATTTTAAATTTGATGTCGGAATTAACTACGGACTTCAACACGATGCGGAAAAACAATTCTTTTTTGGCGCATCCTATCGTCTTTAA